The following are encoded together in the Hydrotalea sp. genome:
- the nuoL gene encoding NADH-quinone oxidoreductase subunit L, with protein AASDATATASNTAADAATTAASTASDSVTEAAHGLLRDGAGLKAKIFPLVDWFSMDKLHFSWNLMFDSLSLMMLLVVTTVSFLVHVYSKGYMHGDKNFSRFVAYLGFFTFAMLMLISSNNLVQLFFGWEGVGLASYLLIGFWHEKSTARAAAIKAFLVNRVGDIGFALGIFALYKLTGELEFDAIFKALPNKSGVVFTILGLDFNAITLVCLLLFMGAMGKSAQFGLHTWLPDAMEGPTPVSALIHAATMVTAGVFMVARLSPLFEMSSVALQVIIWVGAITAFFAGFVGLTQKDIKRVIAYSTCSQLGFMFVALGFSAYSVALFHLLTHAFFKALLFLGAGSVIHGLSGEQDLTKMGGVGKYMPLTRFFMWLGSLSLVGFPLTSGYFSKDLIVESSFMGSVLGGGTTSVVPFLLLVITCFFTSFYSFRLLFMTFHGAPRADKKIMAHIHESTGIMLWPLAVLAVGALFAGFYFEPLLIGHLRDEFWQNALAHNAILDSLEETPWLVKSLPTIMMVAGFGLAFLFYIVAPRRLPSLTAKLLYPFYLASYHKWWIDEIYNFIFVIPAKYLGQVFWRGGDLGIIDNIGPHFTRWFSLGVSRAGRALQTGFLYHYAMIFILGLMALLAYLLLH; from the coding sequence GCGCGGCGAGCGATGCAACGGCCACGGCGAGCAACACGGCGGCTGATGCCGCCACGACCGCCGCCAGCACGGCGAGCGACAGCGTAACCGAGGCGGCGCACGGGTTGTTGCGCGATGGCGCGGGGTTAAAGGCAAAAATCTTCCCGCTGGTCGATTGGTTTTCGATGGATAAATTGCATTTTTCATGGAACCTGATGTTCGACAGCCTAAGCCTGATGATGCTGTTGGTGGTGACCACCGTGTCGTTTTTGGTGCATGTCTATTCAAAAGGTTACATGCATGGCGATAAAAATTTTTCGCGGTTCGTCGCCTACCTTGGTTTTTTTACCTTCGCGATGTTGATGCTTATCTCGTCGAACAATTTGGTGCAATTGTTTTTCGGGTGGGAGGGGGTCGGTCTCGCCTCCTACCTCCTGATTGGTTTTTGGCACGAAAAATCCACGGCGCGCGCCGCGGCGATTAAGGCATTTTTGGTCAATCGGGTGGGCGACATCGGGTTTGCGCTGGGTATTTTTGCCCTTTACAAATTGACCGGCGAATTGGAATTTGATGCAATTTTTAAAGCCCTGCCCAACAAATCGGGCGTCGTCTTCACCATCCTCGGGCTTGACTTTAATGCCATCACCCTGGTGTGTTTGTTGTTGTTTATGGGGGCAATGGGCAAATCGGCGCAATTTGGTTTGCATACCTGGTTGCCCGACGCGATGGAGGGGCCAACCCCGGTGTCGGCCCTTATCCATGCCGCCACCATGGTTACGGCCGGCGTATTTATGGTGGCGCGGTTATCGCCCTTGTTTGAAATGTCGTCGGTTGCGTTGCAGGTTATTATTTGGGTCGGGGCGATTACCGCCTTTTTCGCCGGCTTCGTTGGCTTGACGCAGAAAGATATTAAGCGCGTTATCGCCTATTCCACCTGTTCGCAACTTGGGTTTATGTTTGTTGCCTTGGGGTTTTCGGCCTATTCGGTGGCGTTGTTTCATCTTTTGACACACGCATTTTTTAAGGCCTTGTTGTTCTTGGGGGCGGGGTCGGTTATCCATGGGTTAAGCGGCGAGCAGGATTTAACCAAAATGGGCGGCGTTGGTAAATACATGCCGCTGACGCGGTTTTTTATGTGGCTGGGCAGTTTGAGCCTGGTGGGCTTTCCCTTGACCTCAGGTTATTTTTCAAAAGACTTGATTGTAGAATCCTCCTTCATGGGGTCGGTGTTGGGCGGCGGCACAACCTCGGTCGTGCCATTTTTGCTGTTGGTAATCACTTGCTTCTTCACCAGTTTTTACAGCTTCCGCCTGCTGTTCATGACATTCCATGGCGCGCCGCGCGCCGATAAAAAAATCATGGCGCATATCCATGAATCAACCGGCATTATGTTGTGGCCATTGGCGGTGTTGGCGGTCGGTGCCTTGTTCGCTGGGTTCTATTTCGAACCATTGTTGATTGGCCATCTGCGCGATGAATTTTGGCAAAACGCCCTGGCGCATAACGCCATTTTGGATTCGCTGGAAGAAACCCCGTGGTTGGTAAAATCATTGCCCACCATCATGATGGTGGCTGGGTTTGGTCTTGCCTTTTTATTTTATATCGTCGCGCCGCGCCGCCTGCCATCCTTAACGGCGAAATTGCTTTACCCGTTTTACCTTGCGTCCTATCACAAATGGTGGATTGATGAAATTTACAATTTTATTTTTGTCATACCGGCGAAATACCTGGGTCAGGTTTTTTGGCGCGGTGGCGATTTAGGCATCATCGACAACATCGGGCCGCATTTTACCCGCTGGTTTTCCCTGGGGGTAAGTCGCGCCGGCCGCGCCCTGCAAACCGGTTTTCTATATCATTACGCCATGATATTTATTTTGGGGCTGATGGCATTGTTGGCTTATTTGTTATTGCATTAA
- the nuoK gene encoding NADH-quinone oxidoreductase subunit NuoK, with protein MFQQYLKNFNDLLSGWATVGLSHFVVLSTILFSLGLIGIVLNRKNIIALLMSIEILLLAVNINFVAFAHQWQNLSGQVFVMFVLTVAAAEAAIGLAIVVVFFRRRANIDISSANQLKN; from the coding sequence ATGTTTCAACAATATTTAAAAAATTTTAATGACCTGCTGAGTGGTTGGGCGACGGTTGGTCTTTCGCATTTTGTTGTCTTATCGACTATTTTGTTTTCGCTCGGGCTCATCGGCATTGTTCTCAACCGCAAGAATATCATCGCGTTATTGATGTCGATAGAAATTTTGTTGCTGGCGGTGAATATTAATTTTGTTGCCTTCGCGCACCAATGGCAAAACCTCAGCGGCCAAGTGTTTGTGATGTTCGTGCTGACGGTTGCCGCGGCCGAGGCCGCCATCGGCCTGGCGATTGTTGTGGTGTTTTTCCGCCGGCGCGCCAACATCGATATTTCATCGGCCAACCAATTAAAAAATTAA